The uncultured Paludibaculum sp. sequence AGGATAATCCTGGAGACCATTTTGAAGACGTGCCGGGCGAGGCTCTGGCCGCTCCTGGCCGCCCACATCCGATCCACTCACCTCCACGCAATCCTGGAGACGCCGATAGACCCGGAATCATCGATGGGCGAGCTCAAGTCGGAGTGCACGAAAGCGCTCAAAGCCGCCAACTTAGCGGGCCCTGAGGATCGCATCTGGGCGGACTACGGCAACATCAGGATTCTCAGATCGGCGTACGTCATCGCCAAAGCGATAGACTATGTCCTCCACCGGCAAGGCGCCCCAATGGAGACCTACTCCGACGCATCCGACTCTGAAGTCTCCGACGAACATCCCAACGTCCAGCGAATCCCTAACCAATCCCCAACCCACAACCACACCCGCCCCACCATTACCCCCGGCATCGCCGGGGGCCCATCGCAACCCTGACAAACACCCCAGCCCCAAAGAACTCACTCCAATCAGTCAACAGTGCGGCAAACACGTCCACCCCGGAAGTCTCCGACGAACATCCCAACATCCAGCGAAGCCATAACCAATCCCTAACCTGCAACCACACCCGCCCCACCATTCCCCCGGCATCGCCGGGGGCCCATCGCAACCCTGGCAAACACCCCAGCCCCAAAGAACTCACTCCAATCAGTCAACAGTGCGGCAAACACGTCCACCCCGGAAGTCTCCGACGAACATCCCAACATCCAGCGAAGCCATAACCAATCCCTAACCTGCAACCACACCCGCCCCACCATTCCCCCGGCATCGCCGGGGGCCCATCGCAACCCTGACAAACACTCCAGCCCCAAAGACCTCACTCCAACCAGTCAACACTGCTGCAAACACGTCCGCCCCGGAAGTCTCCGACGAACATCCCAACGTCCAGCGAAGCCATAACCAATCCCCAACCTGCAACCACACCCGCCCCACCATTCCCCCCCCGGCATCGCCGGGGGCCCGCCGCAACCCTGACAAAAATCCCATCCTCAAAGACCTCACTCCAACCAGTCAACACTGCTGCTAACCAAGTTCGGCCCAGAAGTCTCCGACGAACATCCCAACATCCAGCGAAGCCATAACCAATCCCCAACCTGCAACCACACCCGCCCCACCATTCCCCCCGGCATCGCCGGGGGCCCGCCGCAACCCTGACAAACACCCCAGCCCCAAAGACCTCACTCCAACCAATCAATACTGCTGCTAACCAAATTCGGCCCCAGAAACCCCGCCGCCGCCCGCTCCGCCGCCTCCAGTACCTTGGCCGCATTCTCTCGCGACCCCGAAACCGTCACCGCGGTCACCACCGCCCGGTTCAGCAGATTTTGATCGTCCACCTCGGCCACGGCGAGATTGAACCCCGCCCGCAGCCTGTCCTTCAGGCCTCGCACCCAGTGCCGCTTGTCCTTCAGCGAGTGCGACTCCACCAGTTCCAACTCGAGAATCAGTACACCAATAGCTGCCATAACGCAAAAAGACCCCGAGCCGAAGCCCGGGGTCTTGAGTCCTAACTCTTAGGCCGAAAGGTCCGGCGCGACCTTTTCCTTTACGAAACCTTCGATGATGTCGCCGACCTTCAGATCGTTGTAGTTCGCGATGGAAAGTCCGCACTCGAAGCCGGACTTCACCTCGCTGGCGTCGTTCTTGAACCGTTTGAGCGATTCCAGCTTGCCCGTATGCACCACCACGTTGTCCCGCAGCAGCCGCACCTGGCAATCGCGCGTCAGCGAGCCATCCAGAACATAGCAGCCGGCCACCGTACCCACCTTCGTGATACGGAAGGTCTCGCGGACCTCCGCGCGGCCCTTGTACACTTCCTTGAACACCGGCTCCAGCATGCCCACCATGGCCTTCTTGATCTCGTCCGTGAGCTCGTAAATGATGGTGTGCAGCCGGATGTCGACCTTCTCGAGTTCGGCCGATTCCGCGGCCTTCCTCTCGGGGCGGACATTGAAGCCGATGATGATCGCGTTCGACGCCGAGGCCAGCACCACGTCGGTT is a genomic window containing:
- a CDS encoding DUF503 domain-containing protein, coding for MAAIGVLILELELVESHSLKDKRHWVRGLKDRLRAGFNLAVAEVDDQNLLNRAVVTAVTVSGSRENAAKVLEAAERAAAGFLGPNLVSSSIDWLE